One window of the Felis catus isolate Fca126 chromosome E3, F.catus_Fca126_mat1.0, whole genome shotgun sequence genome contains the following:
- the LOC101096939 gene encoding olfactory receptor 2AE1 has product MWQRNQTSLADFILEGLFDDSLTHLFLFSLTIVVFLIAVSGNMLTILLICADARLHTPMYFLLSQLSLMDLMHVSTTIPKMATNYLSGKKTISFVGCATQHFLYLSLGGAECLLLALMSYDRYVAICHPLRYTVLMSRKVGLMMVVMSWLGASINSLIHTVILMHLPFCGSRKIHHFYCEFPAILKLVCGDITVYETIVYIISIVLLLLPTLFISTSYAFILHSVIQMRSAGSKRNAFATCSSHLIVVSFWFGACIFSYMRPRSQRTPLQDKVGSVFYSIITPTLNPLIYTLRNKDVAKALRGVMGREILTQRWQLQLS; this is encoded by the coding sequence ATGTGGCAGAGGAATCAGACCTCTCTGGCAGACTTCATCCTTGAAGGGCTCTTTGATGACTCTCTCacccatcttttccttttctctttaaccATAGTGGTCTTCCTTATTGCGGTGAGTGGCAACATGCTCACTATTCTCCTCATCTGTGCTGATGCTCGGCTTCATACACCCATGTACTTCCTGCTCAGCCAGCTCTCCCTCATGGATCTGATGCATGTCTCCACAACCATCCCCAAGATGGCTACCAACTACCTATCTGGCAAGAAGACCATCTCCTTTGTGGGCTGTGCAACCCAGCACTTCCTGTATTTGTCTCTGGGTGGTGCTGAGTGTCTTCTCTTAGCTCTCATGTCTTATGACCGCTATGTTGCCATCTGTCATCCACTTCGCTATACTGTTCTCATGAGCAGAAAGGTGGGACTGATGATGGTGGTCATGTCGTGGTTGGGAGCATCCATAAACTCTCTAATTCACACAGTGATCTTGATGCACTTACCTTTCTGTGGGTCTCGAAAAATCCACCACTTCTATTGTGAGTTTCCAGCTATTTTGAAGTTGGTGTGTGGAGACATCACTGTATATGAGACCATAGTGTACATCATCAGCATTgtacttctcctcctccccaccctcttcaTTTCTACATCGTATGCCTTCATTCTCCACAGTGTCATTCAGATGCGTTCAGCTGGGAGTAAGAGAAATGCTTTTGCCACTTGTAGCTCTCACCTCATTGTGGTTTCCTTTTGGTTTGGTGCCTGCATCTTCTCATATATGAGGCCCAGATCCCAGAGAACTCCACTGCAAGACAAAGTTGGTTCTGTGTTCTATAGCATCATTACTCCTACCCTGAATCCTTTGATTTATACTCTCCGGAATAAGGATGTAGCCAAGGCTCTGAGAGGAGTGATGGGGAGGGAGATTCTCACTCAGAGATGGCAATTGCAGTTATCCTGA